The following are encoded in a window of Diorhabda sublineata isolate icDioSubl1.1 chromosome 5, icDioSubl1.1, whole genome shotgun sequence genomic DNA:
- the LOC130443767 gene encoding beta-galactosidase-1-like protein 2 has protein sequence MSLTKDILPTLYEYYAENGIKAGLSDKTPQFTLNNKNITIYSGAFHYFRVPRAYWRDRLRKMRAAGLNTVETYIPWNLHEPQPGVYDFGSGGTDMEDFLHLEEFLKAAQEEDLLALVRPGPYICAEFEFGGFPSWILRDTDTVRSSNDKNYMSHVKRWFNVLLPILALLQFQKGGPIVGFQIENEFGSLGRHDPQYLGTLQQLFIDNNITELLYTADSPGNTNGSIDGVLQTGNVGSVIDILTGLAKLRELQPEKPLMVMETYTGWFDHWGEEHHTTTTIAYLAILHTILDFPSSLNMYMFIGSTSYGFMNGANDVTRGTNNSGLQIDTTSYDYDSPITEWGTYTDKYELIRISIITDNKIKTKLPEKPSVREPVHYSELKPVGQILLTQIIEDAKYKIESENLLPMEMLPINNNSGQSYGYVTYRKNKLNLLPNATLKISGYVRDTLLILVNGELVSPVPRKETDIDGIGFWKLYNSTIVLTDKKMNNATLDLVIENFGRNNYGGLDQFHQFKGLTDDVFIDDYKLTNWQIIPLEFKSAWTRKLNGWHSIDNNKSIPALYKFILNVNDEPADSFIDMREWIKGITIVNGFVLGRHFFIGPQFTLYLPAPLLKEGENEIVVFEHYDAPENLRFSNQPIYKTGSRSNRRYSN, from the exons ATGTCTCTAACGAAGGACATATTGCCCACTCTATACGAGTACTATGCCGAAAATGGAATCAAGGCGGGTTTGTCTGATAAAACACCTCAGTTTACtctcaataacaaaaatattacaatatatagTGGAGCTTTCCACTATTTTAGAGTTCCAAGGGCTTACTGGAGAGATAGATTGAGAAAAATGAGAGCTGCAGGACTAAATACAGTTGAAACTTATATTCCATGGAATCTCCATGAACCTCAACCAG GTGTTTACGATTTTGGTAGCGGTGGAACAGATATGGAAGACTTTCTACACTTGGAAGAGTTCTTGAAAGCTGCACAAGAAGAAGATTTGCTAGCACTTGTTAGACCTGGTCCTTATATTTGTGCTGAATTTGAGTTTGGCGGTTTTCCTAGTTGGATTTTAAGAGACACTGATACCGTAAGATCCTCCaatgacaaaaattatatgTCACATGTGAAAAG ATGGTTCAATGTACTATTACCGATCCTGGCACTTCTGCAATTTCAAAAGGGGGGGCCAATTGTTggatttcaaattgaaaatgaattcgGAAGTTTAGGAAGACATGATCCGCAATATTTAGGAACCCTGCAGCAGTTGTTCATAGATAATAATATTACTGAATTATTGTATACGGCAGATTCTCCTGGGAACACTAATGGTTCCATAGATGGAGTGTTACAGACGGGCAATGTGGGTAGTGTAATAGATATTCTAACGGGTTTAGCAAAATTGAGAGAATTACAACCGGAAAAACCACTTATGGTTATGGAAACTTACACAG GTTGGTTTGATCATTGGGGAGAGGAGCATCATACAACAACAACTATTGCATATTTAGCCATATTACATACCATCCTCGATTTTCCATCTTCGTTGAATATGTACATGTTTattg GTAGTACGAGTTATGGTTTCATGAACGGAGCAAATGACGTTACGAGAGGTACAAATAACTCAGGCCTACAAATAGACACTACCAGCTACGATTACGATTCTCCCATAACAGAGTGGGGAACATACACTGATAAATACGAATTGATTCGAATATCAATTATAActgataacaaaattaaaactaagCTTCCAGAAAAACCTAGCGTACGCGAACCTGTACATTATTCGGAATTGAAACCAGTGGGACAGATACTTTTAACCCAAATTATTGAAGACgccaaatataaaatagaatcaGAAAACTTGCTACCTATGGAGATGCTGCCTATTAACAATAACTCCGGACAAAGTTACGGTTATGTGACTTACAGgaaaaataaactgaatttattGCCAAACGCTACTCTGAAAATTTCTGGTTACGTGCGTGATACTCTTTTAATTCTGGTGAATGGTGAACTAGTATCCCCAGTACCAAGGAAAGAAACTGACATTGATGGTATTGGATTTTGGAAACTGTACAATTCAACTATTGTTCTAACTgataagaaaatgaataatgCTACTTTAGATTtagttatagaaaattttggaagaaaCAACTACGGTGGTTTGGATCAGTTTCATCAGTTCAAAGGACTTACTGATGATGTTTTCATCGATGATTATAAACTAACAAATTGGCAAATTATTCCTTTGGAATTCAAATCCGCGTGGACTAGGAAACTTAACGGATGGCAttctattgataataataaaagtatccCCGCgctatataaatttattctcAACGTAAACGACGAACCGGCCGATTCGTTTATTGACATGAGAGAATGGATTAAAGGTATAACAATTGTGAACGGATTCGTGTTAGGGAGACACTTTTTTATAGGCCCGCAGTTTACACTTTATTTGCCAGCACCACTATTGAAAGAGGGAGAGAATGAAATTGTGGTTTTTGAACATTATGACGCACCTGAGAATTTGCGTTTTTCCAATCAACCTATTTATAAGACTGGATCAAGATCGAATCGAAGATACAGCAACTGA